The window tattcatctAATACCTTATTATTGTATATCTTATACCTTGGCCGATACATTTTTGGCAATAGACATGTCCACATTTAGTCAGAGTGAAAGGTTCCTTCGCAACTTCAGCTCTGGTGTAGCAGTTGTTACAACGAATCCACCTCATGGCTTGGAATTTGATAATCTGCTATTGTATGTATGCTCTATAAGTAAGTTTCACAAGAAAATGTTATTAAACAATGAGTctcactgattgtgagagtgCGACAAAATCCTACGACTATTTTTTATCTGAATATCACTGAATTCCGTTGGACAAGTTTTTGTAGTAAGGTGTTTGGTTACGAAGTGTTTCCACTTGAAAATTTGGCCGTTCTTTGTTTTTGCTGTTATATGAGTTTCGAATGAATATTTAGGCCAGTAGGCAATCTTCTTCGGATTAATGCACCTTACAAGTGATCTTCTTTACATTTAGCATGTAAGTTGTGCGATTTCCGGTCCCGAAATACTTCACAAGCGAACTAACGGTGCGACCGTGCCTAAGGCGGTCAAATTCGTGATGAGAATAGTTAACAATCGGCAATTTTCATGACAAAACGGTTCCTCAACGTACAATTCAAAATCGAACAGCCGCGAATGTAGCTCTGAATTCCTATTGGTCGGTCGTCCTGGATGTGATGGGCTGCTTCGTGCCACGCCTCAGCAACCCCCTTCCCCGCCCGCCGTGCGTTGGATTTTCCTCATTgcacacacacgagtgtgtTTCATGATGATTTCATGTATGAACGCAATGTTCTATGTTCCGCTGTACACGAGTGTTCCGAATACATGCGACAAATATTTCGGGCCAAATCGGTGCTGCGAGGCAGATATCACGATAGGCGAACGAGGCGTGCTGCCCCAGATTCAGCCAATCGGTGCTACGAACCTGGGGGAAATTAGCCTAGGGAAAATATTCGCGATATAATATGGAACACGGGCTTTGCAGTCGGAGGGGCTGCTCGCACACGTtactcatattttttcatctgtcAATTTCAGGGCTTAGATAGGCTTGAGCTTGATCAACCGGGACACCCAGAGTGCGAATAATTATACGAGCGACGCATCGGTGAGAAAAGTGGATTAAAAGTGATAATCGTGAGTCTTCGATACATAGTTTGAACTGATCTAGGTAAGAATGTCGAGCGAAAGCGTCAAAACGGTGAGTGTATTTCATTACAGCTTAACGAAGCACTCGTTTGTATGCATTATCTTGCCATTTCGAGGGAGCATGCAGATTGTAAACAAAGGTCCAGATAATATTTTGCTAGCTCTACTAGTATTTGGATCGTcgtgttttttaaaattccattcGTTTTTAACCAGGATTCTACTTGGCTCGAGGAAACCTTTGATGAATTGTTTTATGAGAAACCGGACGTATGGGGAGATAATATTATTGCAACGTTAAATACACACATGCATGCATGCTGCACCTAACCCCTAGGTCGTGCATTCTTTTCAGATTAGTCATGTCATTGAATCAATAACACTGTTTTCAAATAGGATTCCGTCCAATTTCAATGGAACAACAATGTTAAGTCACCACTTCTGGTAttaggaaatgaaaatttccttCATTTGCTATAGATATTATGTCGGGTATGCGGAAGTTGGtgacttttttcaaaacttgcgACTTTCTTTTGTCCCATATTTATCAGCACCACAATTCGATCTAGTATTTGtattcatttataaatttaccgCAGTTTGCCAGCCTTGAGACACCTGGATATGTTGGCTTCGCTAATCTGCCAAATCAGGTTCATCGAAAGTCTGTTAAAAAAGGGTTCGAATTTACTTTAATGGTCGTCGGAGAGTCGGGCCTTGGAAAATCAACGCTAGTGAATAGCCTCTTCCTCACAGATTTGTACCCGGAAAGAATTATTCCTGACGCAGTTGGTTAGTACATACAGAACTGGCtaatttctgtattttcatATGTATCAATTTATATCctaataaatcaataaatatctACAACAATCGATAAATGATTCCCAGTGCATTGATATTTTACTGCGtcttatacatttttttttagaaaaaacgAATCAGACTGTGAAGCTCGATGCTTCAACTGTAGAAATTGAGGAACGCGGTGTGAAACTTAGATTGACAGTAGTGGACACTCCTGGATACGGAGATGCTATCGACAATACTGACAGTTTCAGAGCCATTATTCAGTATATTGATGACCAATTTGAAAGATTTCTTAGAGACGAAAGTGGCCTTAATCGTAGAAATATTGTGGATAACAGAATCCATTGCTGTTTCTACTTTATATCTCCGTTTGGTCACGGGTAAGCATTAACCAACGTTTGTACTGTGGAATATGAACATGACTCATGTTTAAGGAAAGACTTTTGGAAATAAATACTTGCTTGAGAATTATGTAGCATGGAATTGTTCGTTCACTCGCAGAATaagttttttcataatataattacaacaTTACAATCTCTGCCCTTCCCCATTTGTAGAAGTTAACTTATTCTAATCCTTTttagaaaatcaaattcacTAACATAGTGTGTCTTCAGGTTAAAGCCTTTGGATATTGAATTTATGAAACAACTGCACAACAAGGTCAATATTGTACCAGTAATAGCAAAGGCGGATGTGCTGACGAAAAAGGAAGTTCTTCGTTTGAAGAAACGTGTTATGGAGGAGATCGAAGGCAATGGTATCAAAATATACCCACTTCCAGACTGTGATAGCGATGAAGATGAAGATTACAAGGAACAAGTGAGACAGTTGAAGGAAGCAGTACCATTCGCAGTTTGTGGTGCAAATACGCTCTTAGAAGTCAAAGGGAGAAAAGTTAGGGGACGATTGTATCCGTGGGGTGTTGTGGAAGTAGAAAATCCTGACCATTGTGACTTCATAAAATTGAGGACAATGCTTATGTAAGTCTTGAGCATAATTGATATCATGTTCCATTAAACTTTAGAGAACGAGGATTTGGGATTCTTGGTGTCCTTCAGAAAATGCATAACAAAGGTATCTAATATGTTAAAACTATCATAGGTAAAGTGTCGATCATGCGTCGCCCCTGTATACGGGTGTTCTCGTCCTCTAAAGGTTAATATTTGCACAATTCATTCTATCGTGCTATTCAAGGCTAGTGTAACTACTTGTGTTGCATCaagtttataattattcttttgtacaTTTCATGAAACTTGagctgaaaaattcatattccCATTTCTATTGATTGTTATAATGCTTATATCTCTACATTTTACAGAACACACATGCAAGATCTCCAAGAAGTTACGCAAGAGGTTCATTATGAAAATTATCGTTCTGAAAGATTAGCTAAAGGAGCTCCTGCGCCACCGAGACGTCAAACGTATGTCACCCAATGGTTTGACCCTGAGAAGTCTATGAATTTCATGatcaatatatttatacactagtggtttataatttatttttgcttgaattattttataattggccgaattattttcaactcacAGGATTATAGAGTCAGAAAAGACGAATACTGTGAGCGAAAAAGACCGTATTTTACAAGAAAAGGAAGCGGAATTACGACGCATGCAGGAAATGGTGGCTCAAATGCAGGCCCAAatgcaacaacaacaaccttagaattgaagaatatttaaatatatcttGAGGATAAAATCTCCATCTTGCCAGGTGCCAAAAGTCGAAAGAAACTACAGTACTGTCTTAAATTTTGATTCGTAAAAAGGAGTGGTCCAATAATTggtattaattttggaatttgcCATTCCGAAATTCCAAATCAgaatcgattttattttaccaccAATTCATAGGACgtagtacaatttttttacttctcatcatagtttatgattttttaattgtgaATGTTTATGTGCTGTGGGACGTGCATATTGAGTGATAGAAGCtaaaccaaaaaaacaaaataaccaAGACACAAAAACATTTGTTACTTACATATCTGTGTGCATTGTAAAGAGAAATATGAAGAGTGCcttgcagtattttttttttaaacgaaatgtGTATCATTTTAGCCAACTTGTTCTGCACAACCCGCActtttacataattatttagtgaaaattaatttcaaaaaaaactttttgagGTAGAATAAATATGACAATATCGAGCCATTCCTGACAAGAAGATTAGTGAATTTCTTATACTAAAGGTATAAAGATACCCATTAGTTTTTGCTTGCAATGTTAATAACAATATCACATATCCGCGCGATATTTATGTTTTCTATGTTGAAATACGTTCCATATTGTATGTGCGAtatgaagttaaaaaaatctcataaTTCGTACAAAATTTCCTCATATCAAAGTTATGATTAAATATACTGCCAGTTTTAGGTATTGCAAATTCCTGAATGTTAACAAGCAATTAGAATCGTATTAGGTAATGGCGAATTTCGAATATGAGAGAAGAGTatatattttctataaataaaataggTTTAATTGTTCGTTGTGACAATGCATTTACTCTGTACTGATCTACAtataatacttttttcatctGTATTTAAGTGGAATTTTTCGGCTTTATACAATTGTATTTTCTAAGTGAAAGCCTTTTATTATTCCTCACCTTTATTAGGAGGCATATTACCctaatatcatttttattggcATTGAGAAAGTGAAGTTTGATCAAGGAATTGTCaactattttgaaaatctttaagTAGGTAGATACCGTAAGTGTGTAAGAAATTTTAAtgcaagaaaaatgtatatgaACT is drawn from Neodiprion fabricii isolate iyNeoFabr1 chromosome 3, iyNeoFabr1.1, whole genome shotgun sequence and contains these coding sequences:
- the LOC124178991 gene encoding septin-1 isoform X1, translating into MSSESVKTFASLETPGYVGFANLPNQVHRKSVKKGFEFTLMVVGESGLGKSTLVNSLFLTDLYPERIIPDAVEKTNQTVKLDASTVEIEERGVKLRLTVVDTPGYGDAIDNTDSFRAIIQYIDDQFERFLRDESGLNRRNIVDNRIHCCFYFISPFGHGLKPLDIEFMKQLHNKVNIVPVIAKADVLTKKEVLRLKKRVMEEIEGNGIKIYPLPDCDSDEDEDYKEQVRQLKEAVPFAVCGANTLLEVKGRKVRGRLYPWGVVEVENPDHCDFIKLRTMLITHMQDLQEVTQEVHYENYRSERLAKGAPAPPRRQTIIESEKTNTVSEKDRILQEKEAELRRMQEMVAQMQAQMQQQQP
- the LOC124178991 gene encoding septin-1 isoform X2, translating into MVVGESGLGKSTLVNSLFLTDLYPERIIPDAVEKTNQTVKLDASTVEIEERGVKLRLTVVDTPGYGDAIDNTDSFRAIIQYIDDQFERFLRDESGLNRRNIVDNRIHCCFYFISPFGHGLKPLDIEFMKQLHNKVNIVPVIAKADVLTKKEVLRLKKRVMEEIEGNGIKIYPLPDCDSDEDEDYKEQVRQLKEAVPFAVCGANTLLEVKGRKVRGRLYPWGVVEVENPDHCDFIKLRTMLITHMQDLQEVTQEVHYENYRSERLAKGAPAPPRRQTIIESEKTNTVSEKDRILQEKEAELRRMQEMVAQMQAQMQQQQP